In one window of Leptospirales bacterium DNA:
- a CDS encoding nuclear transport factor 2 family protein, producing MLQPEQALAFARRWIECWNSGDIDRISQCYAEDCEFSSPLIVERLKLASGRLRGRQALREYWMPGLGLQPSLHFVLLDVLVGIDSITVYYRSVGRRVVAETMKLDLDGRISAAAVHWSAEKPNPTG from the coding sequence ATGCTGCAACCCGAACAGGCTCTGGCTTTTGCTCGACGATGGATTGAATGCTGGAACTCCGGCGACATCGACCGTATTTCGCAGTGCTATGCGGAAGATTGCGAGTTTTCTTCGCCGCTGATTGTGGAACGTTTGAAGCTGGCCAGCGGCCGGCTTCGCGGGCGCCAGGCCTTGCGCGAATACTGGATGCCGGGTCTTGGCCTTCAGCCGTCGCTACATTTTGTGTTGCTGGATGTGCTGGTCGGAATCGACAGCATCACGGTCTACTATCGCAGCGTAGGGCGGCGCGTCGTTGCTGAGACCATGAAACTAGATCTCGACGGACGGATATCGGCGGCTGCTGTACATTGGTCAGCGGAAAAACCTAACCCGACCGGATAA
- a CDS encoding OmpA family protein, whose product MNLPGMKKPLFHCVAGLVLGAASVAAGCATVENAGQTALQYMQGCPHYEEEVAFPSVCTQCEPQKTEELATLSQTANNPPKPEEQKPITDEQSEYLEKTLEETRDSLEDAGVDMHRIPTGYRGEGVTIERGGQPPRELILSIDGDVSFAHGSSALTPHARLVIAKMAEALANFPNSKLRFGGHTDSTGGRPLNFRLSQQRAQAVRDEMVREHGISASRILEVRGYADTQRIVQTNRAEPRNRRVEIRVVME is encoded by the coding sequence ATGAATCTTCCAGGGATGAAAAAGCCATTGTTCCATTGCGTTGCAGGCCTCGTATTGGGCGCGGCAAGCGTCGCGGCAGGTTGCGCGACGGTAGAAAACGCCGGACAGACCGCTTTGCAGTACATGCAGGGCTGCCCGCACTACGAAGAAGAGGTGGCCTTCCCCTCCGTCTGCACACAGTGTGAACCGCAAAAGACCGAAGAACTGGCTACACTCAGCCAGACGGCAAACAATCCGCCCAAACCAGAGGAGCAGAAGCCAATCACCGATGAGCAGTCGGAGTATCTGGAAAAGACTCTGGAAGAGACCCGCGACTCGCTGGAAGACGCGGGCGTCGATATGCATCGCATTCCGACCGGATACCGCGGCGAAGGCGTGACGATTGAACGCGGCGGCCAACCGCCCCGAGAGTTGATTCTGTCGATCGATGGCGACGTTTCCTTTGCGCATGGATCCTCCGCGCTAACGCCGCACGCTCGACTGGTTATTGCCAAGATGGCGGAGGCGCTGGCCAATTTTCCCAATTCGAAGTTGCGCTTTGGCGGCCATACCGATTCGACCGGCGGCCGGCCGCTTAATTTTCGATTGAGCCAGCAGCGGGCGCAGGCGGTGCGTGATGAAATGGTGCGCGAGCATGGGATCTCCGCCTCGCGAATTCTCGAGGTACGCGGTTACGCTGACACACAGCGCATCGTACAGACCAATCGCGCCGAGCCTCGCAATCGTCGTGTTGAGATCCGAGTGGTAATGGAATAG